A window of Enoplosus armatus isolate fEnoArm2 chromosome 3, fEnoArm2.hap1, whole genome shotgun sequence contains these coding sequences:
- the mych gene encoding myelocytomatosis oncogene homolog: MLQSFAQSQDWLYSEPLLFDDEFCQSLMKDLQSLPTPPQSPPMKAGMGGSKPLSKEDQLSYVSDILLEDHDMQLNWNCDFFHSDAAEKEGETSQPCSPLEESGEDCLWQCLVADKGLEEKLVSSMLGSSPLLSDINTSIFEEIAGSTLDCQNLMDTQEPSEATSDYGSTGGELSNYSSSDSEEEIDVVTVVRCSSSPSPLPSLTDTPARQQKKEEEQRALQRHHFEIQLQHNYAAPCPASPPPSSSSSSNKRSRGSEGSSRFHHSSRSSSSSSSSSSRYHHNSSRNSTETEDEEERRRTHNVMERQRRNELKNCFVHLRDNVPELSHNDKASKVVILKKARDCIYSLEDEGHRLQTKRDKLRAKQGELKARLEQLRS; this comes from the exons atgttgcaaAGCTTCGCTCAGTCGCAGGACTGGCTTTACTCTGAGCCGCTGCTGTTTGACGATGAGTTCTGCCAGAGTTTGATGAAGGACCTCCAGTCGCTGCCAACACCACCGCAGTCCCCCCCCATGAAGGCCGGGATGGGTGGCAGTAAGCCGCTGTCCAAGGAGGACCAACTGAGCTACGTGTCGGACATCCTGCTTGAGGACCACGACATGCAGCTCAACTGGAACTGCGACTTCTTCCACTCCGATGCTGCTGAGAAGGAGGGTGAGACCAGCCAGCCCTGCTCCCCCCTGGAGGAGAGCGGCGAGGACTGCCTGTGGCAGTGCCTGGTAGCGGACAAGGGCCTGGAGGAGAAGCTGGTCTCCTCGATGCTCGGCTCCAGCCCGCTGCTGTCTGACATCAACACCAGCATCTTTGAGGAGATAGCCGGCTCCACGCTGGACTGCCAGAACCTGATGGACACTCAGGAGCCCAGTGAGGCCACATCAGACTACGGATCAACTGGTGGAGAGTTGTCCAACTATTCATCCAGTGACTCTG aggaggagattgaCGTGGTCACGGTGGTGCGCTGTTCCTCCAGcccctcccctctgccctcATTGACTGACACGCCTGCCCGTCAgcagaagaaggaagaagagcagCGAGCTCTTCAGCGTCACCACTTTGAGATCCAGCTGCAGCACAACTATGCCGCGCCCTGTCCCGCCTCACCGCCaccctcatcctcttcctcgtccAACAAGCGCTCGAGAGGGAGCGAAGGCTCATCGCGATTCCACCACTCTTCTCgcagctcttcttcttcgtcgtcATCGTCGTCCAGGTACCATCACAACTCGTCCCGGAACTCGACAGAGacggaggatgaggaggagcgGCGGCGGACACACAACGTGATGGAGCGTCAGCGGCGCAACGAGCTGAAGAACTGCTTTGTGCATCTGCGCGACAACGTGCCCGAGCTGTCGCACAATGACAAGGCGTCCAAGGTGGTGATCCTGAAGAAGGCCCGAGACTGCATCTACAGCCTGGAGGACGAGGGCCACAGACTGCAAACCAAGAGGGACAAACTTAGAGCCAAACAGGGAGAGCTGAAAGCCAGGCTGGAGCAGCTCCGCAGCTAA